A portion of the Adhaeribacter radiodurans genome contains these proteins:
- a CDS encoding nucleotide exchange factor GrpE: MSADNNTQPEAEDFENVTEASLPEDTGSEQPDSPAETEQSTGNGQASKSEAELNELKDKYLRLYSEFDNYKRRTSKERLDLLKSANQEMIVALLPVLDDFDRARQAMENAQEVEAVKAGVDLIYNKLQSIMQQKGLKPMEAVGQPFDAELHEAITQIPAPDEALKGKVIDQVEKGYYLNDKVVRFAKVIIGA; encoded by the coding sequence ATGTCAGCGGATAACAATACACAACCCGAAGCCGAAGATTTTGAAAATGTAACGGAGGCCAGTTTACCCGAAGATACTGGCTCCGAGCAGCCCGATTCACCTGCCGAAACCGAGCAATCAACCGGTAATGGCCAGGCATCTAAATCAGAAGCGGAATTGAACGAATTAAAAGATAAATATTTACGGTTATATTCAGAATTCGACAACTACAAACGCCGCACTTCTAAGGAGCGTTTAGATTTGTTGAAATCTGCCAATCAGGAAATGATTGTTGCTTTGCTGCCGGTTCTGGATGATTTCGACCGGGCTCGTCAGGCAATGGAAAATGCCCAGGAGGTAGAAGCGGTAAAAGCCGGCGTGGATTTAATCTATAATAAACTACAATCTATAATGCAGCAAAAAGGTTTGAAACCCATGGAAGCCGTAGGCCAACCATTTGACGCCGAGCTGCACGAAGCCATTACCCAGATTCCGGCCCCAGACGAAGCTCTGAAAGGGAAAGTAATAGACCAGGTAGAAAAAGGATATTACCTGAATGATAAAGTTGTTCGCTTCGCGAAAGTTATAATAGGAGCATAG
- the obgE gene encoding GTPase ObgE, which produces MATSNFIDYVKICCRSGHGGAGSAHLFRDKKNAKGGPDGGDGGRGGHIILRGNAQLWTLLHLQYQKHVIAKHGEGGSKDTSTGANGEDVILEVPIGTIARDAETGEVKTEITEDGQTVILTPGGRGGLGNSHFKSPTNQTPRYAQPGEPGLEEWVILELKLLADVGLVGFPNAGKSTLLSVVSAAKPKIANYPFTTLVPNLGVVPYRDYKSFVMADIPGIIEGASEGKGLGLRFLRHIERNSILLFMVSAESADIANEYAVLLNELGTYNPELLAKKRLLAVTKADLLDEELENEIRKTLPPQVPAVFISSITQKNIQVLKDMLWQVLTNA; this is translated from the coding sequence GTGGCTACATCCAACTTTATTGATTACGTTAAAATATGCTGCCGTTCTGGTCACGGAGGTGCTGGATCGGCACATTTATTCCGGGATAAAAAAAACGCCAAAGGTGGTCCGGATGGCGGCGATGGCGGTCGTGGAGGGCATATTATTTTAAGAGGTAATGCCCAACTCTGGACTTTGTTGCACTTACAATATCAAAAACACGTTATTGCCAAACACGGCGAAGGCGGTAGTAAAGATACGTCTACGGGTGCGAACGGGGAAGATGTAATTCTGGAGGTTCCCATTGGTACCATTGCCCGCGATGCCGAAACCGGCGAAGTGAAAACAGAAATAACAGAAGATGGCCAAACGGTAATTCTAACCCCGGGTGGTCGGGGTGGTTTAGGAAATTCCCATTTTAAATCTCCTACCAACCAAACCCCGCGTTATGCGCAACCCGGCGAACCCGGCCTGGAAGAATGGGTAATACTGGAACTTAAATTATTAGCCGATGTAGGATTGGTTGGATTTCCTAATGCAGGAAAATCAACGTTGTTGTCGGTAGTGTCGGCGGCTAAACCTAAAATTGCTAATTATCCTTTTACTACCCTTGTGCCAAATTTAGGCGTGGTGCCTTACCGCGATTACAAGTCGTTTGTAATGGCCGATATTCCCGGAATTATTGAAGGCGCTTCGGAAGGAAAAGGCTTGGGCCTACGTTTTCTGCGACACATCGAGCGCAACTCCATTCTCTTGTTTATGGTGTCTGCCGAGAGTGCCGATATTGCTAATGAATATGCTGTTCTTTTAAACGAGTTGGGAACTTACAACCCGGAATTGCTGGCAAAAAAACGTTTGCTAGCGGTTACTAAGGCAGATTTACTCGACGAAGAATTGGAAAATGAAATCCGGAAGACTTTGCCGCCGCAGGTACCCGCTGTATTTATATCCAGCATCACCCAGAAAAATATTCAGGTTTTAAAAGATATGCTGTGGCAGGTTTTAACGAACGCGTAA